A single Methylomonas sp. AM2-LC DNA region contains:
- a CDS encoding phosphatase PAP2 family protein — protein sequence MKLLQRAQLELLVWMLLAIATTLLFWFTDLDIKAAAHFYHPENSADVWPERHWWLWQILFDYAFPFTVAAGIAAFSVFLISYFFAPSLRFRRQALYIVLVIAIGPGLVVNLIFKDHWGRPRPMHITQFGGEYQYIPPIQIGDTPDKSFVCGHCSVGYAFFALYFLAQNYRIAYFLLTLGLAWTMGFTRMTSGGHFVSDILWSGYLVFLVAFILYYGWYARVPKVNKNQ from the coding sequence ATGAAATTACTACAACGCGCTCAGCTAGAACTATTGGTTTGGATGTTACTAGCGATAGCCACAACCCTGCTGTTTTGGTTTACTGATCTGGATATAAAAGCAGCTGCTCACTTTTACCATCCGGAAAATAGTGCTGATGTTTGGCCAGAGCGACACTGGTGGTTATGGCAAATTTTGTTTGATTACGCTTTCCCCTTTACCGTGGCAGCGGGTATCGCCGCTTTTAGCGTATTTCTGATCAGTTATTTTTTTGCACCCAGTCTGCGCTTTCGTAGACAAGCTTTGTATATTGTGCTGGTAATCGCCATTGGGCCGGGTTTAGTCGTAAATTTAATTTTTAAAGATCACTGGGGCAGACCCAGACCCATGCATATCACCCAATTTGGCGGTGAATATCAATACATTCCACCTATACAGATTGGCGATACACCGGATAAATCTTTTGTGTGTGGACATTGTTCGGTGGGTTATGCGTTTTTTGCCTTGTATTTTCTGGCGCAAAATTACCGTATCGCCTATTTTTTACTGACCTTGGGTTTGGCATGGACAATGGGGTTTACGCGCATGACCTCAGGAGGACATTTTGTGTCGGATATTTTATGGTCTGGCTATCTGGTGTTTTTGGTTGCTTTTATCTTGTATTATGGCTGGTACGCACGCGTACCTAAAGTCAATAAAAACCAATGA
- a CDS encoding YaiI/YqxD family protein, producing the protein MKIWVDADACPNLIKTVLFRVAQKKQLLLVLVANQFVATPPGKYIQMIRVSGGFDVADDYIVQHLTAGDLVITGDIPLAAKVIEQQAHALNPRGMTYTKQNIGEVLAMRNFMEEMRNAGQVSGGAAAMSNKDVQQFANALDRFLTAAKL; encoded by the coding sequence ATGAAAATTTGGGTAGATGCAGATGCCTGTCCCAATTTGATTAAAACTGTCTTGTTTCGGGTAGCGCAAAAAAAACAACTGCTGCTGGTGTTGGTAGCTAATCAATTTGTTGCCACACCCCCAGGCAAATATATCCAAATGATACGCGTTAGTGGCGGTTTTGATGTGGCGGATGATTATATCGTGCAACATTTAACAGCGGGTGATCTGGTGATTACTGGCGATATACCACTAGCAGCAAAAGTTATCGAGCAACAAGCCCATGCACTTAATCCGAGAGGTATGACGTATACCAAACAAAATATCGGTGAAGTATTGGCAATGCGCAATTTTATGGAAGAAATGCGCAATGCCGGTCAGGTGAGTGGCGGAGCGGCTGCTATGAGTAACAAGGATGTGCAACAGTTTGCCAATGCACTGGATAGGTTTTTAACCGCAGCCAAACTATAA
- a CDS encoding twin transmembrane helix small protein, whose product MKILVIIVFIAILGSLGSALYHLVKHPDGDESGKTAKMLTVRISLSLVLFILLFIAFASGLFQPQGLGARIEHIRSEKAAGPQP is encoded by the coding sequence ATGAAAATTCTCGTTATTATTGTTTTTATTGCCATTTTGGGCAGTTTAGGCTCGGCTTTATATCATCTGGTTAAACACCCAGATGGCGATGAGTCTGGTAAAACCGCTAAGATGCTGACAGTACGCATAAGCCTGTCACTGGTTTTGTTTATTTTATTATTTATTGCCTTTGCTAGTGGATTATTTCAACCCCAAGGACTTGGTGCTAGGATTGAACATATTCGAAGTGAAAAAGCGGCGGGTCCTCAACCCTAA
- a CDS encoding SURF1 family protein: protein MKLLIANRELRLSLLGISVYIVLLVLLCSLGFWQLDRSEQKRQFLEKQQQAMADETVINLNQQSVIDLAVSRYLKVQVHGHYDVGHQFLIDNQMQDGKPGYYVLTPFLIDNSNRAVLVNRGWLPLGAERSHLPAVEINTAVSEINGRINQFPAVGIKLKGAEIPTNSWPALVQVVDSEVLAAKLAYGLYNFQIELDAEASEGYKRQWKISAIISPEKHLAYAVQWFGLALALTGLFIWISSRKLK from the coding sequence ATGAAGCTGTTGATTGCAAATCGAGAATTACGATTATCGCTACTGGGTATTAGTGTCTATATAGTGTTATTGGTGCTGTTATGCAGTTTAGGCTTTTGGCAGTTGGATAGGTCTGAGCAGAAACGCCAATTTCTGGAAAAACAACAACAAGCCATGGCTGATGAGACTGTTATAAACTTGAATCAACAATCTGTTATAGATTTGGCCGTTAGTCGTTACCTGAAAGTGCAAGTGCACGGTCATTATGATGTTGGGCACCAGTTTTTAATTGATAACCAGATGCAAGACGGAAAGCCCGGCTATTATGTATTAACGCCGTTTTTAATTGATAACAGTAATCGAGCTGTTCTAGTAAATCGTGGCTGGTTGCCTTTGGGTGCAGAGCGTAGCCATTTACCCGCAGTTGAAATTAACACAGCAGTATCAGAAATTAATGGTCGCATTAACCAGTTTCCAGCAGTAGGCATTAAATTAAAAGGTGCAGAAATTCCAACCAATAGTTGGCCTGCATTAGTGCAAGTGGTTGATAGTGAAGTATTAGCAGCTAAATTGGCTTATGGCTTATATAATTTCCAGATAGAATTGGATGCAGAGGCCAGCGAGGGTTATAAACGGCAATGGAAAATTAGTGCCATTATCTCGCCTGAAAAACATCTGGCCTATGCAGTACAATGGTTCGGTTTAGCCTTGGCCTTAACCGGTTTGTTTATTTGGATCAGTAGTAGAAAATTGAAGTGA
- the ftsY gene encoding signal recognition particle-docking protein FtsY yields the protein MFKKITFFGALLALVVIIFGAYVRLSNAGLGCPDWPGCYGQAIVDDSAQFKNAAELSFPAAPLDTGKAWKEMTHRYLAGGLGLIVLALLPLGWGQPAQRKLAISLLLLVVAQAALGMWTVNLKVMPIVVTAHMLLGFMTFWLLSWTYLRGQVDSVPRLISAGPVWFTRFAILILILQIVLGGWVSSNYAALACSDFPRCNGSWWPTADYEGALNLLHGLVVGDASILDSAAQLAAHTLHRLGAAVSFILLFLLMLVATDQKYPPAVRRSGTLLSVLLLLQIVLGILNIKYSLPLWTAIAHNAFAALLMLPLLGIYFYSKYSLPATEVQTPLAEQLLDESIAQPLETIVSAENFTAVEPESLFLRLKTQLKKTRGGLGAVLNSLAFGQNAVTRDLLEEVETSLLTADIGMETTNNIIKKLTESLERDQLKDGAALSLALKQNLYEMLQPSSLPLQIPKQDNPFVILVVGVNGAGKTTSIGKLAHRLQAQGHSVMLAAGDTFRAAAVEQLQTWGERNNVQVVAQQSGADSASVIFDALQSAKAKGIDVLIADTAGRLHTKSNLMEELKKIKRIMGKLDADAPHEVLLILDAGTGQNALSQARLFNEAVNLTGIALTKLDGTAKGGVIFALANQLGLPIRFIGVGEAIEDLQDFDAQTFVDALFVKD from the coding sequence ATGTTTAAAAAAATAACGTTTTTTGGCGCGCTATTGGCGCTGGTGGTGATTATCTTCGGTGCATATGTCAGATTGTCGAATGCTGGCTTGGGCTGTCCAGATTGGCCCGGTTGCTACGGACAGGCAATAGTGGACGACAGCGCACAATTTAAAAATGCCGCTGAACTAAGCTTTCCTGCTGCACCGCTTGATACTGGCAAAGCCTGGAAAGAAATGACACACCGCTATCTGGCGGGTGGCTTGGGTCTGATAGTACTTGCACTGCTACCCTTGGGTTGGGGGCAACCCGCGCAGCGCAAACTGGCAATCAGTTTGTTGCTGTTGGTGGTTGCACAAGCGGCGTTGGGTATGTGGACGGTTAATCTTAAAGTTATGCCGATTGTCGTGACTGCACATATGTTGTTGGGTTTTATGACTTTTTGGTTATTAAGCTGGACTTATCTACGTGGGCAAGTGGATAGTGTGCCACGCTTAATAAGCGCTGGTCCTGTATGGTTTACTCGCTTTGCCATATTGATTTTAATCCTGCAAATAGTCTTAGGTGGCTGGGTTAGTTCCAATTACGCTGCGTTGGCTTGTAGCGATTTTCCGCGCTGTAATGGCAGTTGGTGGCCCACGGCTGATTATGAAGGCGCTTTAAACTTATTGCATGGCTTAGTGGTTGGCGATGCCTCTATCCTTGATAGTGCTGCACAATTAGCTGCTCACACCCTGCATAGACTGGGTGCGGCAGTCAGTTTTATCTTATTGTTTTTGCTGATGCTGGTGGCAACAGACCAAAAATATCCTCCTGCCGTGCGTCGATCAGGCACTCTGCTCAGCGTGCTGTTGCTGCTGCAAATTGTGCTGGGTATTCTCAATATTAAATATTCGCTACCTTTGTGGACAGCCATTGCCCATAACGCTTTTGCCGCTTTATTAATGCTACCGTTGCTGGGCATTTATTTTTACAGTAAATACAGCTTACCGGCTACTGAGGTGCAGACTCCATTAGCCGAACAGTTGCTTGATGAGAGTATTGCACAACCTTTAGAAACAATTGTATCCGCAGAAAATTTTACCGCCGTTGAGCCTGAGTCACTGTTTTTAAGACTGAAAACCCAGTTGAAAAAAACCCGTGGTGGTTTGGGGGCGGTGTTAAACAGTTTGGCGTTTGGACAAAACGCAGTAACTCGTGATTTACTGGAAGAAGTAGAAACCAGTTTATTAACAGCTGATATTGGGATGGAAACCACTAATAATATCATCAAAAAACTGACTGAAAGTCTGGAACGCGATCAACTGAAAGATGGAGCCGCGCTTAGTCTAGCCCTGAAACAGAATCTGTATGAAATGTTACAACCCAGCAGTTTACCCTTACAAATCCCTAAACAGGATAATCCGTTTGTGATACTGGTAGTGGGTGTCAATGGTGCAGGAAAAACCACCTCTATTGGTAAACTGGCGCACCGACTGCAAGCACAAGGCCATAGCGTCATGCTGGCTGCGGGTGATACCTTCCGTGCGGCTGCGGTTGAACAATTACAAACTTGGGGTGAAAGAAATAATGTACAGGTGGTTGCGCAGCAATCGGGTGCTGATTCGGCCTCGGTAATTTTTGATGCCTTACAATCGGCTAAAGCCAAAGGCATTGATGTATTGATAGCTGACACAGCCGGTAGATTGCATACCAAATCCAATTTGATGGAAGAACTTAAAAAAATTAAGCGTATCATGGGTAAACTGGATGCCGATGCTCCGCATGAAGTACTACTGATTCTCGATGCGGGGACTGGTCAAAATGCCTTGTCGCAAGCTCGTTTGTTTAATGAAGCGGTAAATTTGACCGGTATTGCCTTAACCAAACTGGATGGAACCGCTAAAGGTGGGGTTATTTTTGCACTGGCAAATCAGTTGGGTTTGCCTATTCGTTTTATCGGCGTCGGTGAAGCGATAGAGGATTTGCAGGATTTCGACGCACAAACTTTTGTGGATGCTTTGTTTGTAAAAGACTAA
- the ftsE gene encoding cell division ATP-binding protein FtsE encodes MLRFEHVFKRYPDAGEALSDVSFHLERGEMAFLTGRSGAGKSTLLKLIAMMEQTTRGTVSLDGQNISRISDRRIPYMRRNLGLIFQDYKLLNDRTVFDNVALPLIVCGVSHQEISRRVRAALDKVSLLGKEWKYPLALSGGEQQRVGIARAIVNKPKLILADEPTGNLDPDLSAEVMHMFEEFIQVGVTVLIATHDIELINSLGHRVLTLDKGHLITGGI; translated from the coding sequence ATGTTGAGATTCGAGCACGTTTTTAAACGTTATCCCGATGCTGGCGAAGCGTTGTCGGATGTTAGCTTTCACCTGGAACGCGGTGAGATGGCTTTTTTAACGGGCCGCTCTGGAGCGGGCAAAAGTACGCTGTTAAAGTTAATCGCCATGATGGAGCAGACCACCCGTGGTACTGTCTCTTTAGATGGGCAGAATATCAGTCGCATTAGTGATCGGCGTATCCCTTATATGCGCCGTAACCTTGGGCTGATATTTCAAGATTACAAGCTGTTGAATGACAGAACCGTATTTGATAATGTTGCTTTGCCCTTAATTGTGTGTGGTGTCAGTCATCAAGAGATTTCGCGGCGGGTGAGGGCAGCACTGGACAAAGTCAGTTTGTTGGGCAAAGAATGGAAATATCCGCTGGCTTTGTCGGGCGGTGAACAGCAGCGTGTGGGGATTGCCCGCGCCATTGTTAATAAGCCTAAGCTGATCCTGGCGGATGAACCCACCGGGAACCTAGATCCTGATTTGTCTGCTGAAGTAATGCACATGTTTGAAGAGTTTATCCAGGTAGGCGTTACGGTATTAATCGCCACGCATGATATCGAGTTAATCAATAGCCTTGGGCATCGGGTATTAACCCTGGATAAAGGCCATTTAATAACGGGTGGCATATGA
- the ftsX gene encoding permease-like cell division protein FtsX gives MKARRAKGFIDRIKEKLEAYLLNHAHGLFSSLGRLSRTPYTTAMTVLVLTVAISLAGGFYIVVANIQQLTGNLQATNQMSLFLMDNINENVGQKLADQIRQNLNVESVKFISKKQAMDEFKQNSGFGDALNALDTNPLPNVIQVLPRNTLENNDEVSKLLTEFKQMPQVALVQVDMQWMERLQTIMTIASRGVTLVAILLSFAVTFITGNTIRLELQNRQNEVFISKLVGATLAFIQRPFLYTGFWLGFLSGFLGWVVITIMLFLIESPVEKLSSLYNSNFQLLFLSFSEFLLMLIISSFLSILGAGVVLHVQLRQLKPQ, from the coding sequence ATGAAAGCAAGACGCGCCAAAGGTTTTATCGACCGTATCAAAGAAAAACTGGAAGCCTATCTGCTGAACCATGCACATGGTTTGTTTTCCAGCTTAGGGCGTTTGAGTAGAACGCCGTATACCACCGCTATGACGGTATTGGTGTTGACGGTTGCTATTTCACTGGCAGGTGGTTTTTATATTGTGGTTGCCAATATTCAGCAGCTAACGGGCAATCTGCAAGCCACTAACCAGATGTCGTTATTTTTAATGGATAACATTAACGAAAACGTGGGCCAGAAGTTGGCCGACCAGATTCGGCAAAACCTGAATGTAGAATCGGTAAAATTCATCAGCAAAAAACAAGCGATGGACGAGTTTAAACAAAATAGTGGTTTTGGCGATGCGCTAAACGCTTTGGATACTAATCCGTTGCCGAATGTGATACAGGTATTGCCCAGAAATACCCTGGAAAATAACGACGAAGTGAGTAAATTGTTAACCGAATTTAAGCAAATGCCGCAAGTGGCGTTAGTGCAGGTGGATATGCAATGGATGGAGCGTTTGCAGACCATTATGACTATTGCCAGTCGGGGTGTTACGCTGGTAGCTATTTTATTGAGCTTTGCTGTTACCTTTATTACTGGTAATACCATACGTTTGGAATTACAGAATCGCCAGAACGAAGTATTTATTTCCAAACTAGTCGGTGCCACGCTGGCCTTTATTCAGCGTCCGTTTCTATACACTGGCTTTTGGCTGGGTTTTCTGTCGGGTTTTTTAGGCTGGGTGGTGATTACCATTATGTTGTTTTTAATCGAATCGCCCGTAGAAAAACTATCCAGCCTCTACAACAGCAATTTTCAGCTGTTATTTTTAAGTTTTTCTGAGTTTTTACTGATGCTAATCATTTCGTCATTTTTGTCCATATTGGGTGCCGGAGTGGTTTTGCATGTTCAGTTACGTCAATTAAAACCACAATAA
- a CDS encoding YcgN family cysteine cluster protein, which translates to MKFWESKTLAEMTTEEWESLCDNCGKCCLHKLEDEDTGEIAFTRVVCEFIDLESCRCTRYKDRTILVPDCIDLKQHDFAAYTWLPATCAYRLLTDGKPLPDWHPLISGTAESVKDAGVSITSYAIKESQVEDLEDHIIAWLDK; encoded by the coding sequence ATGAAGTTCTGGGAAAGCAAAACACTGGCAGAAATGACCACAGAAGAATGGGAATCGTTATGCGATAACTGTGGCAAATGTTGTTTACATAAGCTAGAAGACGAAGATACCGGCGAAATTGCTTTTACGCGAGTGGTCTGTGAATTTATCGATCTGGAAAGCTGCCGCTGTACCCGTTATAAGGACCGCACTATTCTGGTGCCAGACTGTATCGATCTTAAACAGCACGATTTTGCTGCTTATACCTGGCTACCGGCCACCTGCGCCTATCGCCTGTTAACCGATGGCAAACCCTTACCAGATTGGCATCCGTTAATCAGCGGTACTGCTGAGTCGGTGAAAGATGCTGGCGTATCCATTACCAGCTATGCCATTAAAGAATCGCAAGTGGAGGATTTGGAAGATCATATTATTGCTTGGTTGGATAAGTGA
- a CDS encoding Rpn family recombination-promoting nuclease/putative transposase encodes MQNNHDGSYKALFSNPELVRDLILGFVPDEWLHSLDYTSLEAVNASFVTEDFAQRHEDVIWRVKVGERWVYLYVLIEFQSRVDKYMALRMMVYIGLLYQSLIKQGEVLANGRLPPILPIVLYNGKRNWTAPLNIQDLIEAAPGMMEKLIPSVAYYLVDENTYADSDLASLKNLVAAVFRLEHPVSPTAVQELITSLQSWLIDRPDLSRIFARWIRKTLLRDKKYAILIPEVNDLLELKVMLADKMEEWALAYKAEGKAEGKAEGEMLALQKVLAKRFGAISPYITAKIANASLTEIEIWFDRALDASQLEDIFEQ; translated from the coding sequence ATGCAAAATAATCATGACGGCAGTTATAAAGCGCTTTTTTCCAATCCTGAATTGGTGCGTGATCTTATTTTAGGTTTTGTGCCAGACGAATGGCTACATTCCCTGGACTACACATCTCTGGAGGCTGTCAATGCCAGCTTTGTTACAGAAGATTTTGCCCAGCGACATGAAGATGTCATTTGGCGAGTAAAAGTGGGTGAACGCTGGGTATATTTGTATGTGCTGATCGAATTCCAAAGTCGTGTAGATAAATACATGGCGTTGCGCATGATGGTGTATATAGGGCTGCTCTATCAGTCATTGATTAAGCAGGGGGAGGTTTTGGCGAATGGGCGCTTGCCGCCTATACTGCCTATCGTGCTCTACAATGGCAAACGGAACTGGACTGCCCCTTTAAATATCCAAGACTTGATAGAAGCTGCTCCTGGCATGATGGAAAAACTCATTCCCAGTGTCGCTTATTATTTGGTAGACGAAAACACTTACGCAGATAGTGATTTGGCATCGCTTAAGAATTTGGTAGCGGCCGTATTCCGCCTGGAACATCCTGTTTCGCCTACGGCGGTACAGGAATTGATCACCAGCTTGCAGTCTTGGCTAATCGACCGTCCGGACTTAAGCCGCATCTTTGCTCGCTGGATACGAAAAACTTTGCTGCGCGATAAAAAATACGCTATTTTAATACCCGAAGTTAATGATTTATTGGAGCTAAAAGTTATGTTGGCAGATAAAATGGAAGAATGGGCGCTTGCTTATAAAGCAGAAGGCAAGGCAGAAGGCAAGGCAGAAGGCGAAATGCTTGCACTGCAAAAAGTATTGGCCAAACGTTTTGGAGCAATTTCCCCGTATATTACAGCCAAAATCGCCAACGCCTCCCTTACAGAAATTGAAATTTGGTTTGATCGGGCGCTGGATGCCAGTCAACTTGAGGATATTTTCGAGCAATAA
- a CDS encoding DUF6513 domain-containing protein has translation MTEERILFLTGKLAEKQLRQILAAMQPEFSYRVLEMGVKVAALMTTEMIARRLKDTFGATRMIIPGRCRGDLAVLSEQIGIPVERGPEEVKDLPLYFGKNAHHYDLNQYQTKIFAEIVDAPFLSIEAILERAHYYQSNGADVIDIGCQPGVQFPHLSEAISSLKQAGFKVSIDSLDSSDLIAGGKAGADYMLSLTSSTLWVADEVAATPIVIPDQHGDLTSLDKSIQILQAKNRAFIVDPILDPIHFGFTESIVRNHNFRQRYPDVEMMLGVGNITELTHADTVGMNALLLGICSELNINHILATEVSKHACRAIREADRARRIMYAAKQQNSLPKHISADLLTVHDTAPFPYSQDEIAAIAAEIKDPSYRIQTSSNGLHVFNRDGMHTALDPFDLYPKLHVESDGGHAFYLGVELARAEISWQLGKRYTQDQRLNWGCAEQTTESKVDLHTFKPAGSTLKKSNKTAEGGENQ, from the coding sequence ATGACAGAAGAGCGCATCCTGTTTTTAACCGGTAAATTAGCCGAAAAACAATTACGCCAAATTCTGGCCGCTATGCAGCCGGAATTTAGCTACAGAGTCTTGGAGATGGGCGTAAAAGTAGCGGCGTTAATGACGACTGAAATGATTGCGCGCCGCCTAAAAGATACATTTGGCGCAACGCGCATGATCATACCGGGCAGGTGCAGAGGTGATCTTGCGGTTTTATCCGAGCAAATTGGCATTCCGGTAGAACGTGGACCTGAAGAAGTAAAAGATTTACCCCTGTATTTTGGTAAAAATGCCCATCACTATGATTTAAATCAGTATCAAACTAAAATTTTTGCCGAAATTGTAGACGCGCCCTTTCTGAGTATCGAAGCCATTTTGGAACGCGCCCACTATTACCAAAGCAATGGTGCCGATGTCATCGACATTGGTTGTCAGCCCGGCGTGCAGTTTCCACATTTAAGCGAAGCGATTAGCAGCTTAAAACAGGCTGGTTTTAAAGTCAGCATCGACTCTCTGGACAGCAGCGACCTGATCGCTGGCGGCAAGGCTGGAGCCGATTATATGCTGAGCCTGACCAGCTCGACCCTATGGGTAGCCGATGAAGTAGCAGCCACACCGATTGTGATTCCTGATCAGCACGGCGATTTAACTTCGCTGGATAAATCCATACAGATTTTACAAGCTAAAAACCGCGCCTTTATTGTCGACCCGATTTTAGACCCCATCCATTTCGGTTTTACCGAATCCATCGTACGTAACCATAATTTTAGGCAACGCTATCCAGACGTTGAAATGATGCTGGGAGTGGGCAATATTACCGAACTGACCCACGCAGACACAGTGGGTATGAATGCCCTGTTGTTAGGCATCTGCTCCGAATTGAACATTAATCATATTTTGGCAACCGAAGTGAGCAAACATGCGTGTCGCGCCATTCGTGAAGCAGACCGTGCACGACGCATCATGTATGCCGCCAAACAACAAAACAGCTTACCCAAACACATCAGTGCAGACTTGCTTACCGTGCATGATACCGCCCCATTCCCCTATAGTCAGGACGAAATAGCTGCTATTGCCGCTGAAATTAAAGACCCCAGCTACCGTATACAGACCAGTAGCAACGGCTTACATGTGTTTAATCGGGATGGTATGCATACCGCTCTAGACCCGTTTGACTTATATCCAAAACTACACGTTGAAAGCGATGGTGGACATGCTTTTTATCTGGGTGTGGAACTGGCACGGGCAGAAATTTCCTGGCAATTGGGCAAACGTTATACGCAAGATCAACGCTTGAATTGGGGCTGTGCGGAACAAACTACCGAGTCTAAAGTGGATTTGCATACCTTTAAGCCAGCGGGGAGTACTTTGAAAAAAAGTAATAAAACAGCCGAGGGTGGAGAGAACCAATAA
- a CDS encoding flavoprotein — protein sequence MSAPRIAWALTGSGHYIEECLEFMLTLDNVDLYLSQAGEEVLKMYGIELKSLKDTIPVYRDKAASAPPVGLFYKGYYHTLIMAPTTSNTVAKCVLGIADSLVTNLYSQAGKCRINSIVYPCDIAPTMETTAPGHRKVMVYPRPIDLEATAKLRHFPYTQVVDSVDALKIAVNQRLTSLL from the coding sequence ATGTCTGCACCCCGTATTGCCTGGGCCCTTACTGGCTCTGGCCACTATATTGAAGAATGTCTTGAGTTTATGCTGACTCTGGATAATGTCGATTTATACCTTAGTCAAGCGGGTGAAGAAGTGCTGAAAATGTATGGTATAGAGCTTAAATCACTTAAAGACACCATACCTGTCTATCGAGACAAAGCAGCCTCTGCACCACCAGTCGGCTTATTTTATAAAGGTTATTATCACACCTTAATTATGGCCCCAACCACCTCTAATACTGTGGCTAAATGCGTGCTGGGCATTGCTGACTCACTGGTTACCAACCTGTATTCTCAAGCAGGCAAATGCCGGATTAACAGCATCGTCTACCCTTGCGATATTGCGCCAACCATGGAAACTACAGCCCCTGGTCACCGTAAAGTAATGGTTTATCCGCGCCCTATCGATTTGGAAGCCACCGCCAAATTACGTCATTTTCCCTACACTCAGGTAGTGGACAGTGTCGATGCATTAAAAATAGCTGTCAATCAACGTCTAACCTCATTGTTATGA
- a CDS encoding ComF family protein translates to MNNWLNIIQNKLLPPRCILCEDTGFGEFDLCKDCFEELPRNLHCCYRCAESFDFEVTAPQLCGHCLSETPDFDDTLAPFLYQGHMRYLVTQLKFAQQYKNARLLGNLLAQHLASNAQFPESIIPMPLHINRYRERQFNQSIEIARHVSKKLAIPLDLSSCIRQRDTAHQTSLPAKQRHKNMHKAFQVIKPLNVQHVAILDDVMTTGASVASLAKVLKQSGISRVDVWVCARA, encoded by the coding sequence GTGAACAACTGGCTTAATATTATACAGAACAAATTACTTCCGCCACGTTGTATCTTATGCGAAGACACTGGTTTTGGGGAGTTTGACTTGTGCAAAGACTGTTTTGAGGAGCTACCCCGTAACTTACACTGCTGTTATCGCTGTGCAGAAAGTTTTGATTTTGAGGTAACCGCACCGCAATTATGTGGTCATTGTCTAAGCGAAACACCCGATTTTGACGACACATTGGCTCCATTTTTATATCAAGGCCACATGCGCTATCTGGTGACGCAACTAAAATTTGCCCAGCAATATAAAAACGCGCGTTTATTAGGCAATTTATTAGCGCAACATCTGGCCAGCAACGCGCAGTTTCCGGAATCTATCATCCCCATGCCCTTACATATCAACCGTTATCGGGAACGGCAATTTAATCAGTCCATCGAAATTGCCCGCCATGTATCTAAAAAACTAGCGATTCCTCTAGACCTATCCAGCTGTATCCGGCAACGTGACACGGCCCATCAAACCAGCTTACCTGCCAAACAACGCCATAAAAATATGCACAAGGCTTTCCAGGTAATCAAACCCCTGAATGTACAACATGTAGCCATTCTTGATGATGTGATGACCACAGGAGCCAGCGTAGCCTCGTTAGCCAAAGTTCTAAAACAAAGTGGTATTAGCAGAGTGGACGTGTGGGTTTGTGCCAGGGCTTAA